Proteins from a genomic interval of Mycolicibacterium grossiae:
- a CDS encoding NDMA-dependent alcohol dehydrogenase — MKTKGALIWEFNQPWSIEEIEIGDPVKDEVKIQMEASGMCHSDHHLVTGDIPMAGFPVLGGHEGAGIVTEVGPGVEHIAPGDHVVLSFIPSCGECPACQEGLRNLCDLGAGLLAGTAVSDGTYRIHAAKNGQPVIPMTLLGTFSPYMVVHKSSVVKIDPSIPFEVACLVGCGVTTGYGSAVRSGDVRPGDDVVIVGVGGVGTGALQGALNAGARNVFAVDPVEFKRDNALKFGATHAYPDIFTAMAGVAEVTQGRMAHKTIVTVGELKGEDIDHYMNITAKGGTVVATAVANMAESDVKLNLSMLTLLQKRLQGTIFGGGNPHHDIPQLLSMYKAGRLNLDDMVTRQYRLEQLNDGYRDMLEGRNIRGVIRYTDADR, encoded by the coding sequence ATGAAGACAAAGGGCGCTCTCATCTGGGAGTTCAATCAGCCATGGTCGATCGAGGAGATCGAGATCGGCGACCCCGTCAAGGACGAGGTCAAGATCCAGATGGAAGCCTCCGGCATGTGCCACTCGGATCACCACCTGGTGACCGGGGACATCCCGATGGCCGGCTTCCCGGTGCTCGGCGGCCACGAGGGCGCCGGCATCGTCACCGAGGTCGGCCCCGGCGTCGAGCACATCGCTCCCGGCGACCACGTCGTGCTGTCGTTCATCCCGTCGTGTGGCGAGTGTCCGGCCTGCCAGGAGGGTCTGCGCAACCTGTGCGACCTCGGCGCCGGCCTGCTCGCGGGCACGGCGGTCTCCGACGGCACCTACCGCATCCACGCGGCGAAGAACGGCCAACCCGTCATCCCGATGACGCTGCTCGGCACGTTCAGCCCGTACATGGTCGTTCACAAGAGTTCCGTGGTGAAGATCGACCCGTCCATCCCGTTCGAGGTGGCCTGCCTGGTGGGCTGCGGCGTCACCACCGGCTACGGCTCGGCCGTGCGCAGCGGTGACGTGCGTCCCGGCGACGACGTGGTCATCGTCGGTGTCGGCGGCGTCGGCACGGGCGCGCTGCAGGGTGCGCTGAATGCCGGCGCGCGCAACGTCTTCGCCGTCGACCCGGTCGAGTTCAAGCGCGACAACGCGCTCAAGTTCGGCGCGACGCACGCCTACCCCGACATCTTCACCGCGATGGCCGGTGTCGCCGAGGTCACCCAGGGCCGGATGGCGCACAAGACGATCGTCACCGTCGGTGAACTCAAGGGCGAGGACATCGACCACTACATGAACATCACCGCCAAGGGCGGCACCGTGGTGGCGACCGCGGTCGCCAACATGGCCGAGAGCGACGTGAAGCTCAACCTGTCGATGCTGACGCTGCTGCAGAAGCGCCTGCAGGGCACCATCTTCGGCGGCGGCAACCCGCATCACGACATCCCGCAGCTGCTGTCGATGTACAAGGCCGGCCGGCTGAACCTCGACGACATGGTGACCCGGCAGTACCGGCTCGAGCAGCTCAACGACGGGTACCGCGACATGCTCGAGGGCCGGAACATCCGCGGCGTCATCCGCTACACCGACGCCGACCGGTAG
- a CDS encoding nuclear transport factor 2 family protein yields MAAESTDTVLESPVVAASQASWRCVQSGDREGWLALMADDVVIEDPIGEAVTNPDGTGVRGKEAVAAFYDANIGPNTLTVTREATFPSSSPQEIAYILVLHTEFPNGFTATVRGVFTYLVDDAGLITNLRGYWNMDAMTFGSTGEAGS; encoded by the coding sequence GTGGCCGCGGAGAGCACGGACACCGTCCTCGAGAGCCCCGTCGTTGCCGCCTCCCAGGCGTCGTGGCGGTGCGTGCAGTCCGGTGACCGCGAGGGGTGGCTGGCCCTGATGGCCGACGACGTCGTCATCGAGGATCCGATCGGTGAGGCCGTCACCAACCCGGACGGCACCGGGGTGCGCGGCAAGGAGGCCGTCGCGGCGTTCTACGACGCCAACATCGGTCCGAACACGCTGACGGTCACGCGGGAGGCGACGTTCCCGTCGAGTTCGCCGCAGGAGATCGCCTACATCCTGGTGCTGCACACCGAGTTTCCGAACGGCTTCACCGCGACGGTCCGCGGCGTGTTCACCTACCTCGTCGACGACGCCGGGCTGATCACCAACCTGCGGGGCTACTGGAACATGGACGCGATGACCTTCGGGTCGACGGGCGAGGCGGGGAGCTGA
- a CDS encoding cytochrome P450: MTATIVPRVSGGEEEHGHLEEFRTDPIGLMTRIREECGDVGWFQLADKHVILLSGAEANEFFFRSSDNELNQAEAYPFMTPIFGEGVVFDADPERRAEMLHNTALRGEQMKGHAATIENEVKKMIADWGPQGEIELLDFFSELTIYTSTACLIGLKFREQLDSRFAHYYHQLERGTDPLCYVDPYLDIESFRIRDESRVKLVELVQEIMDGRLANPPKDKSDRDLLDVLVSITGEDGTPRFTANEVTGMFISLMFAGHHTSSGTSAWTLIELIRHADTYAEVRAELDDLYADGQEVSFHALRQIPKLDNVVKETLRLHPPLIILMRVAQDDFEVKGLPIRKGDFVAASPAISNRIAEDFPDPDAFTPSRYEKPEQADVANRWTWIPFGAGKHRCVGAAFAQMQIKAIFSVLLREYEFEMAQPPESYHNDHSKMVVQLAQPAKVRYRRRGSGDGQG; the protein is encoded by the coding sequence GTGACCGCCACCATCGTGCCCCGCGTCTCCGGCGGGGAAGAGGAACACGGCCACCTCGAGGAGTTCCGTACCGACCCCATCGGTCTGATGACGCGGATCCGGGAGGAGTGCGGGGACGTCGGCTGGTTCCAGCTCGCCGACAAGCACGTGATCCTGCTGTCCGGCGCGGAGGCCAACGAGTTCTTCTTCCGCAGCTCCGACAATGAACTCAACCAGGCCGAGGCCTACCCGTTCATGACGCCGATCTTCGGCGAGGGCGTCGTGTTCGACGCCGACCCCGAGCGGCGCGCGGAGATGCTGCACAACACCGCGCTGCGCGGCGAGCAGATGAAGGGCCACGCCGCCACCATCGAGAACGAAGTCAAGAAGATGATCGCCGACTGGGGACCCCAGGGCGAGATCGAGCTGCTCGACTTCTTCTCCGAACTCACGATCTACACCTCCACCGCCTGTCTGATCGGGCTGAAGTTCCGCGAGCAGCTCGACAGTCGGTTCGCGCACTACTACCACCAACTGGAGCGCGGCACCGATCCGCTCTGCTACGTCGACCCCTACCTGGACATCGAGAGCTTCCGCATCCGCGACGAATCACGGGTCAAGCTGGTCGAACTGGTCCAGGAGATCATGGACGGCCGCCTCGCGAACCCGCCGAAGGACAAGTCCGACAGGGACCTGCTCGACGTGCTGGTCTCGATCACGGGCGAGGACGGCACCCCCCGCTTCACGGCGAACGAGGTGACCGGGATGTTCATCTCGCTCATGTTCGCCGGCCACCACACCAGCTCGGGTACGTCGGCGTGGACGCTCATCGAGTTGATTCGCCACGCCGACACCTACGCGGAGGTGCGCGCCGAACTCGACGACCTCTACGCCGACGGCCAGGAGGTGAGCTTCCACGCACTGCGCCAAATCCCGAAGCTGGACAACGTGGTCAAGGAGACGCTGCGGCTGCATCCGCCGCTCATCATCCTGATGCGCGTCGCCCAGGACGACTTCGAGGTGAAGGGCCTGCCGATCCGCAAGGGCGACTTCGTCGCCGCGTCCCCGGCGATCTCCAACCGGATCGCCGAGGACTTCCCCGACCCGGACGCCTTCACCCCGAGCCGCTACGAGAAGCCCGAGCAGGCCGACGTGGCGAACCGGTGGACGTGGATTCCCTTCGGTGCGGGCAAGCACCGGTGCGTGGGTGCGGCGTTCGCCCAGATGCAGATCAAGGCGATCTTCTCGGTCCTGTTGCGCGAGTACGAGTTCGAGATGGCGCAGCCTCCGGAGAGCTACCACAACGACCACTCGAAGATGGTCGTGCAGCTCGCACAGCCGGCGAAGGTCCGTTACCGCAGGCGCGGCAGCGGCGACGGCCAGGGCTGA
- a CDS encoding HIT family protein produces MASVFTKIINGELPGRFVYTDDEVVAFLTIAPITQGHTLVVPRAEIDDWQDLDPAVFGRVMQVAQLIGKAVVTAFPAERAGMIIAGLEVPHLHVHVFPTSDLADFGFANADPNASQESLDEAQAKITEALARLG; encoded by the coding sequence ATGGCGTCCGTCTTCACGAAGATCATCAACGGGGAACTGCCCGGCCGGTTCGTCTACACCGACGACGAGGTGGTCGCCTTCCTCACCATCGCGCCGATCACCCAGGGCCACACGCTCGTCGTGCCGCGCGCCGAGATCGACGACTGGCAGGACCTCGACCCCGCGGTGTTCGGTCGGGTGATGCAGGTGGCGCAGCTGATCGGCAAGGCCGTCGTCACGGCGTTCCCCGCCGAGCGGGCCGGCATGATCATCGCGGGCCTCGAGGTGCCCCACCTGCACGTGCACGTCTTCCCCACCAGCGACCTCGCCGACTTCGGCTTCGCGAACGCGGACCCGAACGCCTCGCAGGAGTCCCTCGACGAGGCTCAGGCCAAGATCACCGAGGCGCTGGCTCGGCTGGGATAG
- a CDS encoding SDR family oxidoreductase, giving the protein MPRFAPLPERRPVIVAGASSGIGEATAIELASRGFPVALGARRVEKLTDLVGKIQADGGEAVGFHLDVTDPNSVKAFVAQSTAALGDIEVLVAGAGDTYFGKLAEITTDEFESQLQIHLVGANRLASAVLPGMLDRQRGDLIFVGSDVSLRQRPHMGAYGAAKAALVAMVNNYQMELEGTGVRASIVHPGPTKTSMGWSLPAEKIGPALEDWAKWGQARHDYFLRAADLARAITFVAETPRGGFIANMELQPEAPLATTTDRQKLALGEEGMPNQ; this is encoded by the coding sequence ATGCCCCGTTTCGCACCCCTGCCCGAACGCCGCCCGGTGATCGTCGCGGGCGCCTCGTCCGGTATCGGCGAGGCCACCGCCATCGAGCTGGCATCCCGAGGATTCCCCGTCGCGCTCGGGGCGCGGCGCGTCGAGAAGCTCACCGACCTGGTGGGCAAGATCCAGGCCGACGGCGGCGAGGCCGTCGGGTTCCACCTCGACGTCACCGATCCGAACTCGGTCAAGGCGTTCGTCGCCCAGTCCACCGCCGCCCTCGGCGACATCGAGGTGCTGGTGGCCGGCGCCGGCGACACGTACTTCGGCAAGCTCGCGGAGATCACCACCGACGAGTTCGAGTCCCAGTTGCAGATTCACCTGGTGGGCGCCAACCGGCTGGCGTCGGCGGTGCTGCCCGGCATGCTCGACCGGCAGCGCGGCGACCTGATCTTCGTCGGGTCCGACGTCTCGCTGCGGCAGCGCCCTCACATGGGTGCCTACGGCGCGGCCAAGGCCGCGCTGGTCGCCATGGTGAACAACTATCAGATGGAACTCGAGGGCACCGGCGTGCGCGCCTCGATCGTGCACCCCGGGCCGACCAAGACGTCGATGGGATGGAGTCTTCCCGCGGAGAAGATCGGTCCGGCGCTGGAGGATTGGGCCAAGTGGGGTCAGGCGCGCCACGACTACTTCCTGCGCGCCGCCGATCTGGCGCGCGCCATCACCTTCGTCGCCGAGACGCCTCGCGGCGGCTTCATCGCGAACATGGAGCTGCAGCCCGAGGCACCCCTGGCGACGACGACCGACCGCCAGAAACTGGCCCTGGGTGAAGAAGGGATGCCGAACCAGTGA
- a CDS encoding aldehyde dehydrogenase — protein MALLGDRESRLLVDGKLVAGAGGTFATLNPATEETLGVAADATADDMDAAIGAARRAFDDTGWSTDTELRVRCIRQLQQAMRDHADELRELTIAEVGAPRMLTAAAQLEGPVEDLSFCADTAESYAWTTDLGIAAPMGIKTHRTVAREAVGVVGAITPWNFPHQINLAKLGPALAAGNTVVLKPAPDTPWAAAVLGELVVEHTDFPPGVVNIVTSDDHAVGALLSKDPRVDMVSFTGSTTTGRAVMSDGAATLKKVFLELGGKSAFLVLDDADLAGACSMAAFTASMHAGQGCAITTRLVVPRERYDEAVEAAAATMGGLAPGDPTKSSTICGPVISARQRDRIEGFLRSAADEGGRFACGGGRPADRDTGFFIEPTVIAGLDNGATVAREEIFGPVLTVIAHDGDADAVRIANDSPYGLSGTVFSGDDERAAAVAARLRVGTVNVNGGVWYSADMPFGGYKQSGIGREMGLAGFEEYLEIKAIATAAQ, from the coding sequence ATGGCACTGCTGGGCGATCGCGAGAGCCGACTGCTCGTCGACGGGAAGCTGGTCGCCGGCGCGGGCGGCACGTTCGCCACGCTGAACCCGGCCACCGAGGAGACCCTCGGCGTCGCCGCCGACGCCACGGCCGACGACATGGACGCCGCGATCGGTGCTGCGCGCCGCGCGTTCGACGACACCGGCTGGTCGACCGACACCGAACTCCGCGTGCGCTGCATCCGTCAGCTGCAGCAGGCGATGCGCGACCACGCCGACGAACTGCGGGAACTCACCATCGCCGAGGTGGGCGCACCGCGCATGCTGACCGCCGCCGCGCAGCTCGAGGGTCCGGTCGAGGACCTCAGCTTCTGCGCCGACACCGCCGAGTCCTACGCCTGGACCACCGATCTCGGCATCGCGGCGCCCATGGGCATCAAGACCCACCGCACCGTCGCCCGCGAGGCCGTCGGGGTCGTCGGTGCCATCACCCCGTGGAACTTCCCGCATCAGATCAACCTCGCCAAACTGGGTCCCGCACTCGCCGCGGGCAACACGGTCGTCCTCAAGCCGGCACCCGACACCCCCTGGGCCGCGGCCGTTCTCGGTGAGCTGGTCGTCGAGCACACCGACTTCCCCCCCGGTGTGGTCAACATCGTCACGTCCGACGACCACGCGGTCGGGGCGCTGCTGTCGAAGGACCCGCGCGTCGACATGGTGTCCTTCACCGGGTCCACCACCACCGGACGTGCCGTGATGTCCGACGGCGCCGCGACCCTCAAGAAGGTCTTCCTCGAACTCGGCGGCAAGTCCGCCTTCCTGGTGCTCGACGACGCCGACCTCGCCGGCGCCTGCTCGATGGCCGCGTTCACCGCGTCGATGCACGCCGGTCAGGGCTGCGCCATCACCACCCGGCTGGTGGTACCGCGCGAGCGCTACGACGAGGCGGTCGAGGCGGCGGCCGCGACCATGGGTGGCCTGGCCCCGGGCGACCCGACGAAGTCGAGCACCATCTGCGGCCCGGTCATCTCGGCGCGGCAGCGCGACCGCATCGAGGGCTTCCTGCGGTCCGCGGCCGACGAAGGGGGCCGGTTCGCCTGCGGCGGCGGTCGACCCGCCGACCGCGACACCGGGTTCTTCATCGAGCCCACGGTCATCGCCGGTCTCGACAACGGTGCCACGGTGGCGCGCGAGGAGATCTTCGGCCCTGTCCTCACCGTCATCGCCCACGACGGTGACGCCGACGCGGTCCGGATCGCCAACGACTCGCCCTACGGACTGTCGGGGACCGTGTTCTCCGGTGACGACGAACGGGCCGCCGCGGTGGCAGCGCGGCTGCGGGTCGGCACGGTCAACGTCAACGGCGGCGTCTGGTACTCCGCCGACATGCCGTTCGGTGGCTACAAGCAGTCCGGCATCGGCCGGGAGATGGGACTCGCCGGTTTCGAGGAGTACCTCGAGATCAAGGCGATCGCCACGGCAGCGCAGTAA
- a CDS encoding SDR family oxidoreductase, with product MGLYGDQFTDKVAIVTGAGGGIGQAYAEALAREGAAVVVADINTEGARKVADGITGEGGNALAVRVDVSDPDSAKDMAAQALSEFGGIDYLVNNAAIFGGMKLDFLITVDWDYYKKFMSVNLDGALVCTRAVYRKMAKRGGGAIVNQSSTAAWLYSNFYGLAKVGINGLTQQLATELGGQNIRVNAIAPGPIDTEANRTTTPQEMVADIVKGIPLSRMGQPEDLVGMLLFLLSDQAKWVTGQIFNVDGGQIIR from the coding sequence ATGGGGTTGTACGGAGACCAGTTCACGGACAAGGTCGCCATCGTCACCGGGGCCGGTGGCGGCATCGGGCAGGCCTACGCCGAGGCGCTCGCCCGTGAGGGGGCGGCGGTCGTCGTCGCCGACATCAACACCGAGGGCGCCCGCAAGGTCGCCGACGGCATCACCGGTGAGGGCGGCAACGCGCTCGCCGTGCGCGTCGACGTCAGCGACCCGGACTCGGCGAAGGACATGGCAGCCCAGGCGCTCTCGGAGTTCGGTGGCATCGACTACCTGGTGAACAACGCCGCCATCTTCGGCGGGATGAAACTCGACTTCCTCATCACCGTCGACTGGGACTACTACAAGAAGTTCATGAGCGTGAACCTCGATGGCGCGCTGGTCTGCACCCGCGCCGTCTACCGCAAGATGGCCAAGCGCGGCGGCGGGGCAATCGTCAATCAGTCGTCCACGGCGGCCTGGCTGTACTCCAACTTCTACGGCCTGGCCAAGGTCGGCATCAACGGTCTCACGCAGCAGCTCGCCACCGAACTCGGCGGCCAGAACATCCGCGTCAACGCCATCGCGCCCGGCCCCATCGACACCGAGGCCAACCGGACCACGACGCCGCAGGAGATGGTCGCCGACATCGTCAAGGGCATTCCGCTCTCGCGGATGGGCCAGCCCGAGGACCTCGTCGGCATGCTGCTGTTCCTGCTCTCGGACCAGGCGAAGTGGGTGACCGGGCAGATCTTCAACGTCGACGGCGGACAGATCATCCGATGA
- a CDS encoding cytochrome P450 has translation MTLEVSDIVLDPYDYDFHEDPYPYYQRLRDEAPLYRNEELGFWALSRHADVLAGFRNSTTLSNKFGVSLDPASRGPHASKTMSFLAMDDPAHLRLRTLVSKGFTPRRIRELEPRVTEIAVRHLDTMLELASSGATVDYVDEFAGKLPMDVISELMGVPEADRVQVRAWADGVMHREEGVTDVPPEAIEASLNLIVYYQEMVAERRRTPADDLTTALLEAEIDGDRLTDDEVLGFMFLMVIAGNETTTKLLANAAFWGHRNPDQLAPVYADTGLVPAWVEETLRYDTSSQILARTVADDLTLYDTTIPDGDVVLLLPGSAHRDERVFTDPDAYVIGRDIGSKLMSFGSGAHFCLGAHLARMEARVALAELFTRIRGYEVNEDDAVRVHSSNVRGFAHLPITVQTR, from the coding sequence GTGACGCTCGAGGTCTCCGACATCGTGCTGGACCCGTACGACTACGACTTCCACGAGGATCCGTATCCGTACTACCAGCGCCTGCGCGACGAGGCTCCCCTCTACCGCAACGAGGAACTCGGCTTCTGGGCGCTGTCACGCCACGCCGACGTGCTCGCCGGGTTCCGCAACAGCACCACGCTGTCGAACAAGTTCGGCGTCTCGCTGGATCCCGCCTCGCGCGGGCCGCACGCGAGCAAGACCATGAGCTTCCTCGCGATGGACGATCCAGCGCACCTGCGGCTGCGCACGCTGGTCTCCAAGGGCTTCACGCCACGGCGCATCCGCGAACTGGAGCCGCGGGTCACCGAGATCGCGGTCCGGCACCTCGACACGATGCTCGAGCTGGCCTCCTCCGGTGCGACGGTCGACTACGTCGACGAGTTCGCGGGGAAGCTGCCCATGGACGTCATCTCGGAACTGATGGGCGTCCCCGAGGCCGACCGCGTTCAGGTGCGGGCCTGGGCGGACGGTGTGATGCACCGCGAGGAGGGTGTCACCGACGTGCCGCCGGAAGCGATCGAGGCGTCGTTGAACCTCATCGTCTACTACCAGGAGATGGTGGCCGAGCGGCGCCGCACGCCCGCCGACGACCTGACCACGGCGCTGCTCGAGGCCGAGATCGACGGTGACCGTCTCACCGACGACGAGGTGCTCGGCTTCATGTTCCTGATGGTGATCGCCGGCAACGAGACCACCACCAAACTGCTTGCCAACGCCGCGTTCTGGGGTCACCGCAACCCCGATCAGCTGGCTCCGGTGTACGCGGACACCGGCCTCGTCCCGGCCTGGGTCGAGGAGACGCTGCGCTACGACACGTCCAGTCAGATCCTCGCGCGCACCGTCGCGGACGACCTCACGTTGTACGACACCACGATTCCCGACGGCGACGTCGTGTTGCTCCTCCCCGGGTCGGCGCATCGCGACGAGCGGGTGTTCACCGATCCCGACGCCTACGTCATCGGCCGCGACATCGGGTCCAAGCTGATGAGTTTCGGCTCCGGCGCGCACTTCTGCCTGGGCGCACACCTCGCCCGCATGGAGGCCAGGGTGGCGCTCGCCGAGCTGTTCACGCGCATCCGCGGATACGAGGTGAACGAGGACGACGCCGTCCGCGTCCACTCGAGCAACGTCCGCGGCTTCGCCCACCTGCCCATCACCGTCCAGACCCGCTGA
- a CDS encoding ferredoxin: protein MGCYRVELDADLCQGHAMCELEAPDVFSVPKRGVVDILDPEPPDDLRDAVELAVDMCPTRALSITEED, encoded by the coding sequence ATGGGTTGCTACCGCGTCGAACTCGACGCAGACCTCTGCCAGGGGCACGCGATGTGCGAACTGGAGGCGCCCGACGTCTTCTCGGTGCCCAAGCGCGGGGTCGTCGACATCCTCGATCCCGAACCACCCGACGACCTCCGCGACGCCGTGGAGCTGGCAGTGGACATGTGCCCCACCCGGGCGCTATCGATCACGGAAGAGGACTGA
- a CDS encoding nuclear transport factor 2 family protein: protein MASREQLEDWVQRWLQANRDAEAAGDWKPLAEFYTPEATYGWNIGPKEDVMCVGKDEIRDVALGLEMEGLENWVYEYQKVLIDDAQNEIVGFWKQIANKSDGTRDEIYGIGGSWFRLNDQLLIEWQRDFFDFGHVQKAFLKLIESGDLTPTMQKRIERSMAGEKLPGYYPLGESPVPIW, encoded by the coding sequence ATGGCATCACGCGAGCAGCTCGAGGACTGGGTGCAGCGCTGGCTGCAGGCCAACCGGGACGCCGAGGCGGCCGGCGATTGGAAGCCGCTGGCGGAGTTCTACACCCCGGAGGCCACCTACGGCTGGAACATCGGCCCCAAGGAAGACGTCATGTGCGTCGGCAAGGACGAGATCCGCGACGTTGCACTCGGTTTGGAGATGGAGGGCCTGGAGAACTGGGTGTACGAATACCAGAAGGTGCTCATCGACGACGCGCAGAACGAGATCGTCGGGTTCTGGAAGCAGATCGCCAACAAGTCCGACGGCACCCGCGACGAGATCTACGGCATCGGGGGCAGCTGGTTCCGGCTGAACGACCAGCTGCTCATCGAATGGCAACGCGACTTCTTCGACTTCGGGCACGTGCAGAAGGCGTTCCTCAAGCTCATCGAATCCGGCGACCTGACGCCCACCATGCAGAAGCGCATCGAGCGCAGCATGGCCGGCGAGAAGCTCCCCGGCTACTACCCCCTGGGCGAGAGCCCGGTCCCGATCTGGTGA
- a CDS encoding SDR family NAD(P)-dependent oxidoreductase, translating into MTGAVVVGGSRGVGLAVAGLLARQGFGVVVNGRDAGAVDEAAERVGGIGVAGSPADPDVADGLITRCVDEFGSIDALVNCAGTAEPVGSSILTVTSGQFRDLLDAHLLTTFETCRAAAPHMVAQGGGAIVNTSSFAFLGDYGGTGYPAGKGGVNGLTLAIAAELREHGVRANVVCPGAKTRLSTGDEYEAHIADLNRRGLLDDVSMAGALDAAPPEYAAPTYAYLASPRAADVTGAIFIAAGNFVGRFDRPQPAILAYRGHDGEPPWTLEELDGFIRR; encoded by the coding sequence CTGACCGGCGCCGTCGTCGTCGGCGGTTCCCGCGGCGTCGGCCTGGCGGTCGCAGGACTCCTCGCCCGTCAGGGCTTCGGCGTCGTGGTCAACGGCCGCGACGCCGGCGCCGTCGACGAGGCGGCCGAACGGGTCGGTGGGATCGGCGTCGCCGGATCCCCCGCCGACCCGGACGTGGCCGACGGACTGATCACGCGGTGCGTCGACGAGTTCGGCAGCATCGACGCCCTGGTCAACTGCGCGGGCACCGCGGAGCCCGTCGGCTCGTCGATCCTCACCGTCACCTCCGGGCAGTTCCGCGACCTGCTCGACGCACACCTGCTGACGACGTTCGAGACCTGTCGCGCGGCGGCGCCGCACATGGTGGCCCAGGGCGGCGGCGCCATCGTCAACACCAGCTCCTTCGCCTTCCTGGGCGACTACGGCGGCACCGGCTATCCGGCGGGCAAGGGCGGCGTCAACGGCCTCACCCTGGCGATCGCCGCGGAGCTGCGCGAGCACGGCGTGCGGGCCAACGTCGTCTGCCCGGGTGCCAAGACGCGGCTGTCGACGGGCGACGAGTACGAGGCGCACATCGCCGACCTGAACCGCCGTGGCCTGCTGGACGACGTCAGCATGGCCGGTGCTCTGGACGCCGCGCCGCCGGAGTACGCGGCACCGACGTACGCATATCTCGCGAGCCCGCGCGCCGCCGACGTCACCGGCGCGATCTTCATCGCCGCAGGCAATTTCGTCGGCCGCTTCGACCGGCCGCAGCCGGCGATCCTCGCCTACCGCGGCCACGACGGCGAACCGCCGTGGACCCTCGAGGAACTCGACGGGTTCATCCGTCGCTGA
- a CDS encoding TetR/AcrR family transcriptional regulator, whose protein sequence is MSSDAVMATTGGAGAEPGDTPRNRRQEETFRKVLTAGIQMLRESSYADLTVRAVAARAKVAPATAYTYFSSKNHLIAEVYLDLMKQVPYFTDVNEPMPVRVEQALRAMALTVADEPEVAAACTTALLTGTDPTVRKVRDRIGGEIHRRIRSAVGPDADPRVVSALEMTFFGALVNAGSGAFTYHQIADRLSYVVGLILGDDRHPSLGEDT, encoded by the coding sequence GTGTCCAGCGATGCGGTGATGGCGACGACGGGTGGGGCGGGTGCCGAGCCCGGCGACACGCCGCGCAACCGGCGTCAGGAGGAGACCTTCCGCAAGGTTCTCACCGCGGGCATCCAGATGTTGCGGGAATCGTCGTACGCCGACCTGACCGTGCGTGCCGTCGCCGCGCGGGCCAAGGTCGCGCCGGCCACCGCCTACACGTACTTCTCGTCGAAGAACCACCTGATCGCCGAGGTCTACCTCGACCTGATGAAGCAGGTGCCGTACTTCACCGACGTCAACGAGCCGATGCCGGTGCGGGTGGAGCAGGCGCTGCGCGCCATGGCGCTGACCGTCGCCGACGAGCCCGAGGTGGCCGCCGCGTGCACCACCGCACTGCTCACCGGCACCGACCCGACGGTCCGCAAGGTCCGCGATCGCATCGGCGGTGAGATCCACCGTCGCATCCGCTCGGCCGTGGGCCCGGACGCCGATCCGCGCGTGGTGTCCGCGCTGGAGATGACGTTCTTCGGGGCGCTCGTCAACGCCGGCAGCGGCGCCTTCACCTACCACCAGATCGCCGACCGGTTGTCCTACGTCGTAGGACTCATCCTGGGCGACGATCGACACCCGAGCCTGGGAGAAGACACGTGA